The genomic interval GCACGGTGGGCTGCTCGGCCGCCGGGCCGCGGTAGACGACCGCCAGCTCGCCGTCGCCCCCGAGGGCGGCCCCGGGCAGCCCGCCGGGCTGGGGGAGGCCCTTGAGGGGCTGGTGCCGGACCGGCTGCCCGGGGGCGTCCTGGGCCCAGTGGTGGACCGTGTCGCGGCCCGTGCCGAAGACGTGCACGCGCTGCTCGGCGTCCAGCACCGCCGTGAGGCCGTCCTGGATCTCCTGGCCGTGCAGGCTCTGCCACTTCCCCCAGCTGCCGTCGGCCTCACGGACCCGGCTGGAGACGCCCTTCCCGGCGTTGCGCACGAAGAGGTGCACCCGGCCGTCGGGGCCCGCCACGGCGGCGGGCATGCCCACCCGGCGGCCGCGGTCGGGCCGGTGCTCGGGGTTGCCGAGGCCCTGCCAGGCCTTGAAGGGGCCGTCGGGGGAGCGCTGCTCCAGCACCACGATCTCGCGGGTGTCGGGGCGGCCCCGGCCCTCCAGGGCGGAGAACCGCAGGGCGAACAGCAGCCGGCGCCCCTCGGAGTCCCGGACGGAGGCGAGGGCGGGGGCCAGCGGGCCGCCGCCGAGGTTCTGCGGCTCGCCCCAGCGGCCGCTGCCGGGGGAGGTCTCCGCCCAGCGGACGGCCTGGGTGCCGAGCACGCCGTAGGCCTCCAGGCGGCCGGCCTTGTCGGTGCCGGGGGCCGCGGCCGGGCCCTCGTAGCGGTAGTGGGTGGAGCGGATCCAGCCCTTGCGGTTCTTCATCGGGCGGTCGCCGCCCTGGCCGTAGTCGCCGCAGCCCGCGGGGTTGTCGCAGTCCCAGGACGGGTCGCCGCCGTAGGCCTCGACCAGGCGGTGCTTCTGCTCCACGACCTCGGGCGGCAGATTGTGCGGCCAGCGCTGGTTGTAATAGCCACGGAAGGCCGTGGTGACGAAGCGCGGCGGGTGGCCGTCGCGCTCGGTGCTGTCGGCCACCCACTGGGAGAGCGCCTTCCAGGTGAAGAGCGCGGTCGGGGTGTGGTCGCGGTGGTCGGAGCAGGCCCCGTAGTCGTTGTCCTTGGGGTGGGTGGCGTCGTGGACCTGGTAGTCGGGGTCCGGATCCATCGTGTGGACCACGGTCGGCTTGAACCGGTCCATGAGCGTGGCCAGCGTGTCCACCAGGGTGTCGTGCCGGTACGTGCTGCTGGTGGTGCACGGCGAGCCGGTGGCGACCAGGGACTGCATGGCGCCCGCGGGGCGCTCCCAGAGCAGCGGCAGGCGCATGTCGCCGGCCGAGAGCATGGCGATGTTGAGGAACACCAGCTGGGCCTTGCGGGCGCCGTTGACCAGCTCGTTCGTCTCCGCCTTCACCCCGCCGCCCAGGTCCAGGACGGACTTCTTCCAGGGCGCGAACCGGTCCAGGCCCAGCATCTCGGCGTAGGCCTGGCGCAGGCCCTGGTGGCGCGCGGAGGAGTAGGCGGCCTTGTCGGGCTTGCCCTTGGGCATGCCCTCGATCCAGTTCTGGCCCACGGCCTCACCGGCCGTGACGTAGACGGACACGACGGGCACCCCGGCGTGCACGATGTGCTCCGCGTCGGGGTTCATGAAGTACAGGTCGTCGTCCGGGTGGGCCATCACCTGGAGCAGCAGGGAGGCCTTGGCGTTGTTGAACGACTGCGTCGCACGGGGGTCCACGGCCCTTATGGGGACGCTGGGGGAGGCCTTGGGCTTGCCGGAGCCGCCCCCGCCCGAGCAGCCCGCGGCCAGGGCCGCCGAGCCGGCGACGAGGCCCGCGAGCGCGGCCCGGCGGGATATCACCATGCGCTGTGAGATGTTCAACTACATGACTCCGTCCCGTTGTGCACACGCAGTCCCCGGCTGTCCCGGCGTGATAGGGGACGACGGGGGCCTCGCGTCGGTTGCCCAAGACCACGGCAAACCACGGCAAGGGTGGGTAAGGACCGCCGGGGGATGAGCGACCCGGGCGAACCTAGGAGGATAGAGCGACGGACGAGGCGCAGGACAACTGGAGCTGGCTGGTGTAAACGGTGCGGGCTGCTGTGCAGCCTGGATCACTGCGACCATAGTGTCCTGTATGTCGGCGGGGTGGTTTGACAACTGAGCCGGTCGGGGTACCTTCTTCGGCCACGATTGGCGCCTCTTCGGGCACGTATGGCACACTGTTCAGGTTGCTCGGTTGAGTGCCGATGCTGCGCGCCTCCCGCCGGGAGGACTGGAAGCGAGTCCCGCAGTACTCGTCACCCTTTTTCAAGGGTGGAAGTACGGGAATCTTCCGGGAAGTGTCAGCGGGGCCCCTTCCAGGCACTCGGTGGGTGTCCTTCCCCCACAGCCCTCGTCAGGGACTTTCCTTCGGGAAATTTGCTGGAGCGGGTGCGACACGCCCGACCGCGTGGGTCGGAGAAGGACGGCGCTTCACTGAGGCGCAACACACCGAGTCCCAGAGCGTACGAGAGACAGGACTACGAAGTAGCCATGGCGGGACAGAAGATCCGCATCCGGCTCAAGGCCTACGACCACGAGGTCATCGACTCCTCGGCGAAGAAGATCGTCGAGACGGTGACCCGCACTGGTGCGTCGGTCGCAGGCCCGGTGCCGCTGCCCACTGAGAAGAACGTGTACTGCGTCATCAAGTCGCCGCACAAGTACAAGGACTCGCGCGAGCACTTCGAGATGCGCACGCACAAGCGCCTCATCGACATCCTCGACCCCACGCCGAAGACGGTTGACTCGCTCATGCGCCTCGACCTGCCGGCGGGCGTCGACATCGAGATCAAGCTCTGAGGTGACGACCAAGATGACCAAGAACATCAAGGGCGTCCTGGGCGAGAAGCTCGGCATGACCCAGGTCTGGGACGAGAACAACCGGGTCGTCCCGGTGACCGTCGTCAAGGCCGGGCCGTGCGTCGTGACGCAGGTGCGCACGAACGACGTCGACGGTTACGAGTCGGTCCAGATCGCCTTCGGCGAGATCGACCCGCGCAAGGTGAACAAGCCCCTCAAGGGTCACTTCGCCAAGGCCGACGTCACCCCCCGCCGTCACCTGGTGGAGCTCCGCACCCCTGACGCCAGCGAGTACACGCTGGGCCAGGAGATCACCGCGGCCGTGTTCGAGTCCGGCGTCAAGGTTGACGTCACGGGCAAGAGCAAGGGCAAGGGCTTCGCCGGTGTCATGAAGCGTCACAACTTCAAGGGCCTCGGCGCCGGTCACGGCACCCAGCGCAAGCACCGCTCG from Streptomyces albireticuli carries:
- a CDS encoding PIG-L family deacetylase, whose product is MVISRRAALAGLVAGSAALAAGCSGGGGSGKPKASPSVPIRAVDPRATQSFNNAKASLLLQVMAHPDDDLYFMNPDAEHIVHAGVPVVSVYVTAGEAVGQNWIEGMPKGKPDKAAYSSARHQGLRQAYAEMLGLDRFAPWKKSVLDLGGGVKAETNELVNGARKAQLVFLNIAMLSAGDMRLPLLWERPAGAMQSLVATGSPCTTSSTYRHDTLVDTLATLMDRFKPTVVHTMDPDPDYQVHDATHPKDNDYGACSDHRDHTPTALFTWKALSQWVADSTERDGHPPRFVTTAFRGYYNQRWPHNLPPEVVEQKHRLVEAYGGDPSWDCDNPAGCGDYGQGGDRPMKNRKGWIRSTHYRYEGPAAAPGTDKAGRLEAYGVLGTQAVRWAETSPGSGRWGEPQNLGGGPLAPALASVRDSEGRRLLFALRFSALEGRGRPDTREIVVLEQRSPDGPFKAWQGLGNPEHRPDRGRRVGMPAAVAGPDGRVHLFVRNAGKGVSSRVREADGSWGKWQSLHGQEIQDGLTAVLDAEQRVHVFGTGRDTVHHWAQDAPGQPVRHQPLKGLPQPGGLPGAALGGDGELAVVYRGPAAEQPTVHRLTPGSESVASTELHDFAGYGPLAAHPLAVRGAGDAVMVLGRAVNGEIQLTDASGDSETVRADAKLVPVGTAAMAMDAGHRLCVAGMSPDASPWLWRPEVPHS
- the rpsJ gene encoding 30S ribosomal protein S10 translates to MAGQKIRIRLKAYDHEVIDSSAKKIVETVTRTGASVAGPVPLPTEKNVYCVIKSPHKYKDSREHFEMRTHKRLIDILDPTPKTVDSLMRLDLPAGVDIEIKL
- the rplC gene encoding 50S ribosomal protein L3; this translates as MTKNIKGVLGEKLGMTQVWDENNRVVPVTVVKAGPCVVTQVRTNDVDGYESVQIAFGEIDPRKVNKPLKGHFAKADVTPRRHLVELRTPDASEYTLGQEITAAVFESGVKVDVTGKSKGKGFAGVMKRHNFKGLGAGHGTQRKHRSPGSIGGCATPGRVFKGLRMAGRMGNERVTTQNLTVHAVDAEKGLLLIKGAVPGPNGGLVLVRTAAKGA